One genomic window of Gallaecimonas sp. GXIMD4217 includes the following:
- the bamE gene encoding outer membrane protein assembly factor BamE: MRKLLMVLGLGMALSGCGLIYKIDVAQGNYLEQEQIDKLRAGMTKEQVQFVLGTPLLRDSFDANTWYYKYAFRSGKGKLTEKELKARFDDSGKLLSLEGEDFELPTGFTGN, encoded by the coding sequence ATGCGCAAGCTGTTGATGGTACTGGGACTGGGCATGGCCCTGAGCGGTTGTGGCCTGATCTACAAGATTGACGTGGCCCAGGGCAACTACCTGGAGCAGGAACAGATCGACAAGCTCAGGGCCGGCATGACCAAGGAACAGGTACAGTTTGTGCTGGGCACGCCCCTGCTCAGGGACAGCTTCGACGCCAACACCTGGTACTACAAGTACGCCTTTCGCAGCGGCAAGGGCAAGCTGACCGAGAAGGAGCTCAAGGCCCGCTTCGACGACAGCGGCAAGCTGCTCAGCCTGGAAGGCGAGGACTTCGAACTGCCCACCGGCTTCACCGGCAACTGA